In Gemmobacter sp., the sequence GATCCACCATGCGGCCACGACGGGGTTCGCGCCCATCCTGTGGCCGCTGGGGCAGGGGCTGCCGCTGGTGCCGAAATCGGCTGCGGTGGCGGCGGCGGCCGGAACCGCCCATGCGATCTTTACCAAGGTGCTGCTGGTGACCGTGATCCTGCATGTCGCCGGCGCGCTGAAACATGCGCTGCTGGACCGCGACGGCACGCTGATGCGCATGGTGGCCGGGCGCCCGGCCGGATCGGGCGGCGCCAAGCCGCAGGGCGCCGCGCTGGCAGGCTTTGCCGTCTGGGTCGTGGCGGCCGGCGTCGCCTGGGCGGTGGTTGCCCCTCAGCCGCCCGAGGGGCCCGCCCCGGCCCCCGCCGTGCAGGCGCAGGCCGGCAACTGGGCGGTGCAGCAGGGCACGCTGGGCCTCTCGGTGCGCCAGATGGGATCCGCGGTGCAGGGCAGCTTTGCCGGCTGGACGGCGGAAATCACCTTCGACCCGGCCGCCACCACCGGCAACCGGGTCGCGGTGACGGTCGATCTGGCCAGCCTGACGCTGGGCTCGGTCTCGGCCCAGGCGACCGGGCCCGATTTCCTGAACGCCGCCGCCCGGCCGCAGGCCCGCTTCACCGCCGACATCCGCCCCGACGGCACCGGCTGGATCGCCGATGGCACCCTGTCGCTGAACGGCGCCGATGTGCCGCTGGCGCTGCCCTTCACGCTCGACATTGCCGGCACCACCGCGACCATGGCCGGCACGGCCACGCTCGACCGCCGCGACTTCGGCATCGGCGCGAAATACCCCGATGAAAAGACCGTGGGCTTCGCCGTGGACATCGCCGTCGCCCTGACCGCCGAACGCCGGTAGCGGCCTGCTGCTTTCGCCCTGATCCAAGTATCCTCCGGGATCGACATATATGTCGATAATGCGCCAGCGGCGCAGAGGGGGGGCTGAAGGCCCCCCTTCCTTTGCCCGAACCCAAACATGCGCGCCGTGCAGATCAATTCTGCCCCCGCCCCTTGAAACCGCCCTGCCGCGCCCCGATGTGACGGGTGCGGACCGGGCCCCTCTGGCGATGGCATTCCATCGTGATGTCGGACCGCATCGAGTGCGCTCGATGTCATGCCCGGACCCAACGTCTCCCCCCTCCCGGGCCGATCGTGCGCAAGATCATGCAAACGAGGTCCGATCGTGGAAATCCTGTTATTTCTGTTCCTGGGCAAGCCGCTGTGGATGTGGCTTGTCTTTCTGGCGCTGGTGGTGGCGCTGCTGGTGTTCGATCTGGGCGTCCTGAACAAGGACGACCACGAGATCGGCGTGGCCGAAAGCCTCCGGCTGTCCGCCATGTATATCCTGCTGGGCCTGTCGTTTTCCGGCTTCATCTGGTGGCAGATGGGCGGCACGGCGACGGCGCAGTATCTGACCGCCTTTGTGGTGGAAAAGACGCTGGCGATGGACAACATCTTTGTCATCGCGCTGATCTTCGGCTTTTTCGCCATTCCGCGCGAATATCAGCACCGCGTGCTGTTCTGGGGCATCCTGGGCGTGATCGTGCTGCGCGGTCTGATGATCGGGCTGGGCGCGACCATCGTGCAGGAATATCACTGGGTGCTGTATCTGTTCGCCGCCTTCCTGGTGTTCACCGGCATCAAGATGCTGTTCGTCGCCGATACCGACCACAAGATCGAGGAAAACGCCCTGCTGCGGTTCCTCAAGCGCCGGCTGAACGTGACCGACCGTCTGCACGGCCATGCCTTCTTTGTCCGGCTGCGCAGTGAAAAGACCGGCCGTCTGGTGCGCCATGCCACGCCGCTGTTCCTGGCGCTGGTGATGATCGAGATCGCGGATCTGGTCTTTGCCGTCGAACTCGGTGCCGGCGGTGTTCACCATCACGACCGACCCCTATCTGGTCTATACCTCGAACATCTTCGCGATCCTGGGCTTGCGGGCGCTGTATTTCGCGCTGGCCGCCATCCTGCACCGCTTTGCCTGGCTGAAATATGCGCTGTCGCTGCTCTTGGTGTTCATCGGGTCCAAGATCTTCGTGGCCGACCTGATGGGCTGGGAGAAATTCCCGCCGGCCTGGTCGCTGGGCATCACCTTTGCCATCCTGGGCGCCGGCGTGGTGTTTTCCCTGTGGAAGACCGCCGCCGATGGCAAGGAGCCGTCGCGCATCGCGGGCGAATGATCCCCGCTGCATGGCAAAAGGGCCGCCGGTTTCCCGGCGGCCCTTTATGTATGTCAGTCCGATCACTCGGCCTTCATCGCCTCGATCGAGATGTCGATCTTCACCTCGTCCGAGATATAGGGCGCGAACTGGCCCAGGTTGTAATCCGTCCGCAGCACCGTGGTGGTGGCGGTAAAGCCCAGCCAGGGCTTGTTCGCCATCGGGTGGTCGCCCTTCTGGTTCAGCACGGTGTCCAGCACGACCGGCTTGGTCACGCCGTTGATCGTCAGATCGCCGGTGATCCTGGCGGTGGTATCACCCGTCACCTCGATGCCGGTCGAGACGAACTTGACCGTCTTGTTGACCTCGGCATTGAAGAAGTCGGCGGTCATGAAGTGGTCGAACCGCTCCTGCCAGCCGGTCAGCAGGGTGGTGACCGGGAATTCGACGGTCACGCTGGATTTCGCCGGGTCTTCGGCATCGAACGAGATCGCGCCTTCAAAGCCCGAGAACATGCCGTAGCTGGTGGAAAAGCCCAGGTGGTTGTAGCTGAACAGGATCTGGCTGTGGCTGGCATCCAGCACATAGGCCTCGGGGGCGGCCAGAACCGGGGCGGCGGCCAGCGCCGCGATCAGCGACAGGGGGGCAAGGCGGATCATCGGGAATCTCCTCATGATGTCTTGTCTGCCGTCCCCTGATGCCGCAGCGCAGCGTATGCGCCAATCCGGCATCGCCAAACATCTGCCGTGCGCTGCCGAACATCACGTTGCCGCCAGCCATCCCGCGCTTGCATCATCCGCGCGTCCGTGTATAAGGCCGCATCCTTCCGCCGGACCCTTCCCACCGGCGCATCCCCTCATGGACGGGGGCGGAAGGCAAGCCCGTCCTACGAAATGCGCCCTGACATCGGAGCCTACATGCCCCTTTACGAGCATGTCCTCATCGCGCGTCAGGATCTGTCCAACGCGCAGGCCGAAGGCCTTATCGAACATTTCTCCGCAGTGCTTTCCGACAACGGCGGCAAGGTCGTCGGCACGGAATACTGGGGCGTCAAGACGATGGCCTACAAGATCAACAAGAACCGCAAGGGGCACTACGCCTTTTTCCGCACTGACGCGCCCTCGGCCGCCGTGCTGGAGATGGAGCGTCTGGCCCGCCTGCACGACGACGTGATGCGCGTGATCTCGATCAAGGTCGATGCGCACGAAGACGGTCCGTCGGTGCAGATGCAAAAGCGTGACGAGCGTGGCGACCGTGACGGTCCCCCCCGCGAGCCGCGCGGCGATCGTGGCGACCGTGGTGATCGGGGCGGTTTCGACCGTCGCGAACGTCGCTGATCAGGGAGCTTGAGACATGGCCAGCAAACCGTTTTTCCGCCGCCGCAAAGTCTGCCCGTTCTCGGGCGAGAATGCGCCCGCCATCGACTACAAGGACGTGAAACTCCTGCAGCGCTACATCTCCGAGCGCGGCAAGATCGTTCCCGCCCGCATCACCGCCGTCTCGGCCAAGAAGCAGCGTGAACTCGCCCGCGCCATCAAGCGCGCGCGCTTCCTCGCCCTGCTGCCCTACGCCGTGAAGTAAGGAGCAACGCATATGCAAGTCATCCTGCTTCAGCGCGTGGCCAAGCTTGGCCAGATGGGCGAAGTCGTCAAGGTCAAGGACGGCTACGCGCGCAACTACCTCTTGCCGCAAGGCAAGGCGCTGCGTGCCTCGGACGCCAACATCAAGAGCTTCGAGTCGCGCAAGTCGCAGCTCGAGGCCCAGAACCTCGACACCCGGAAAGAAGCCGAAGGCGTCGCCGACAAGCTGAACGGCCAGTCCTTCGTGGTCATCCGTTCCGCCTCGGAAGCCGGCGCGCTCTATGGCTCGGTCACCGCGCGTGACGCCGCCGATGCGGCCACCGCTGCGGGCTTTACCCTGGGCCGCAACCAGATCGTGCTGGACAAGCCGATCAAGGAACTGGGCCTGCACGGCGTGACCGTCGTTCTGCACCCGGAAGTTTCGGCCAAGATCAGCCTGAACGTCGCCCGTTCGGTCGAAGAAGCCGAACTGCAAGCCTCGGGCAAGTCGATCCAGGAACTGGCGGCCGAAGCCGAAGCCGCGGCCGAAATGGACATCCAGCAGCTGTTCGACGATCTGGGCGGCGCCGCCTCCGAAGAATAAGATCGCCCGTCAGGACGATCCGAGCCCCCGCGCCGCACCCCGGCGCGGGGGTTTTTCTTTGCCTGGCGCCTGTGTGGGGTGGCCAGTGTCGCATGGGTATTTGGAAAAAGGCAAAGGGGGCAGGGCGCGGCGCCCTGTTCGCTCTGATCCAAATATCCCCGCCGGAGGCGCAGGCCAGCCAGGGGCGCTGGCGGGGGTGTGATGCCCCTGCGGCATGGTTTCCTCTTGCGCGACCGGGCCGATGGCGGCATGACTTGCCGCGATCTCAAGGGAGACAGCCATGACCCATCGCATCGCCATCCTCGGGGCTTCCGGTTACACCGGGGCCGAGCTTGTCCGCCTGATCGCCACCCATCCGGCGATGCGAATCGTGGCGCTGTCGGCCGACCGCAAGGCCGGGCAGGCGATGGCGGATGTGTTCCCCTTCCTGCGGCACCTCGACCTGCCGAAGCTGCAAAAGATCGACGAGATCGATTTTTCGAACGTTGACCTGTGTTTTTGCGCGCTGCCCCATGCCACCACCCAACTGGTGATCGCCGGCCTGCCGCGCGATCTGAAGATCGTCGATCTGTCGGCCGATTTCCGGCTGCGCGATGTGGCGGCCTATGAAAAATGGTATGGCCAGCCCCATGCCGCGCCCGAATTGCAGGCCGAAGCGGTCTATGGCCTGACCGAATTCTACCGGGACGAGATTCGCGCCGCCCGGCTGGTGGCCGGCACCGGCTGCAATGCCGCGACCGGGCAATATGCGCTGCGGCCGCTGATCTCGGCCGGGGTGATCGACCTTGACCGCATCCTGATCGACCTCAAGGCCGGGGTGTCCGGTGCGGGCCGCAGCCTGAAGGAAAACCTGCTGCATGCCGAACTGTCCGAGGGCACGCACAGCTATTCCGCCGGGGGCAAGCACCGGCACCTGGGGGAATTCGATCAGGAATTCAGCCTGTTGGCCGGTCGTCCGGTGCATGTGCAGTTCACCCCGCATCTGACGCCGATGAACCGGGGCATCCTGGCCAATGTCTATGTCGATGGCGACGCCGCGCAGATCCATGCCACGCTGGCCGCCGCCTATGCCGCCGAGCCGTTCATCCAGGTGCTGCCCTTTGGCCAGCTGCCGTCGACCCGCGATATCCGGGGGTCGAACTTTTGCCATATCGGGGTGATCGGCGACCGGATTTCCGGCCGTGCCATGGTGATCGCCACGCTGGACAACCTGTGCAAGGGCTCGTCGGGGCAAGCGATCCAGAATGCCAATCTCATGCTGGGGGTAGAGGAGACGGCCGGGCTGATGCTGGCGCCGGTCTTCCCGTAACGCCATGAAAACACTTCGCAAGCGACGCCGGATCCAGATCCTGGCAGTAGCCGCGATAGCCTTGGTGCTGGCGACCGGCCTGATCGGCTATGCCATGCGCGACGGCATCAATTTCTTCCGCTCGCCCAGCCAGGTGGCCGAGGCGCCGCCGCCCGCGACCGAGACCTTCCGCCTGGGCGGTCTGGTCGAGGACGGCAGCATCGTGCGTGGCCAGGGCGAGACGGTGACCTTTCGCGTCACCGATGGCGGGGCGGCCATTCCCGTGGCCTTTACCGGCGTGCTGCCCGACCTGTTCGGTGAAGGGCAGGGCATGATCGGCACCGGCAAGCTGGTGAACGGCACCTTCGTGGCGACCGAGATCCTGGCCAAGCACGACGAAACCTACATGCCCAAAGAGGTGGTGGACGCGCTGAAGGAACAAGGCGTCTACAAGGAACCCACCAACTGACCCCACCGCACGGTGCCGCAGGGCGCCGTTAACCGGCCGTGGCGCATGCTGGCCCCCTGATCAACCATGGGGGCGTGGATGAAGACGGTGCGGCAGATCGCCGAGGAAATCGTGGCGCGGGAAGGCGGGTTCGTGAACGACCCCGACGATCCGGGCGGGGCGACGAATCATGGCGTGACCATTCACACGATGCGGCGGCTGGGGCTGGATCTGACCGGCGATGGCCGGGTGGATGCGGCCGATGTGCGCGCGCTTGGCCGGGCGCAGGCGGTGGACATCTATATCCGGCATTACTTTGACGCGCCGGGGCTGGCGCGGCTGCCGGACTGCCTGCAACCTTCGGTCTTTGACATGTTCGTCAATGCTGGCTCCAACGCCATTCGCATCCTGCAACAGATGCTGGCGCGCATGGGTTATGAAACCACGGTGGACGGCGCGCTTGGCCCGCAGACCGCGAAACACGCCCATCAGGCGGCGGCGCGCGATCCGGCGCTGCTGGCCGATGCCTATGGGATCGAGCGGCGCAATTACTATTACCGCCTGGCCGATGGCCGGCCGGCCAGCCGCAAATATGCAAGGCGGCAGAACGGGGGCAAGGGCGGCTGGATTCTGCGGGCCGAGGAATTCATCTCGCCCCGCTTTCACCTGAGCGATGCGGATCACCGGAAAAGGGTTGCGGCATGGGGCTGATCGGGCGGATCGTGGGGTCGCCGCAGGCGGTGGCCACGCTGGGGCAGGCCGCGCGCGAGGTGGCCGAGGTGTTCACGCCGAACGCCACCCGGGCGCTGGAACTGGCGCATGACAGCGGGCAGGCGGCGCTGGCCCAGCACGGGGCGGAATTCGTCCATGCGCCGGGCGGGTGGTTCGACCGGCTGGTCAACGGGCTGAACCGCTTGCCCCGGCCGATGCTGGCCCTGGGCACGCTGGGGTTGTTCGTTTACGCCATGGCGGATCCGGCGGGATTTGGCCTGCGGATGCAGGGGCTTGCGCTGGTGCCGGAACCGTTGTGGTGGCTGCTGGGGGCCATCGTCGCGTTCTATTTCGGGGCGCGTGAAACCTATTACCGTCGCGCGCGCAGCACGCCCGAGCCGGCAAAACCGCCCGAGGCCGCGTCGGCCGATCCGGGTAATCCCGCGCTCAGCCAGTGGCTGCATCAGGGGGGGGATCGCTAGGGCTGCGGGGCCAGGTGGTCGCGGTCCCAGCCGGGCAGGTAGTCCACCCGGTCGCAGCCGGCAAAGCGGGCCAGCCGGTGCAGTTCGGCATCCAGCTTTTCGGCCCGGGCGCGGGTCAGGCGCACCCCGGCCTCGGGCCAGAAGGCGCGCAGGCGCAGCACGCCGTCGGTCCGGTGCGCCTTGGCATCCAGCCGGCCGACCAGCCGGTCCCCTTCCAGCACCGGAAACACGTAATAGCCCCAGCGCCGCTTGGCCTCGGGCACGAAAACCTCGATCCGGTAAAAGAAGCCGAACAGGAACTCGGCCCGTTTGCGGTCGCGCAGCGCGGGGTCAAAGGGCGACAGCACGCGCAGCCGGGCGGTGGGTTCGGGGGCAGCCTGCGCCACCGCCAGCACATCGGGGCGGGCCAGCGCCTTGCGCGTGGAACCGTCGGCGCCCTGCACCGCTATCTCCACAATCTCGCCCCGCGCCAGGGCTGCGGCGACCCAGGGCTTCACCGCCTGGGGCGGGACGGCGTTCCAATAGGCCTGCAATTCCCCCGGGGTGGCAAAACCCAGATGGTCCAGCGCGCTGGAACAGGCCCAGTCCACCTTGGCTGCGGGCGCGATATCGGCCTGCAACAGCGCGGCGGGCACGACCCGTTCGGTCAGGTCATACACTTTCTGGAACCCCTCGCGCCGGGTGATCGCCAGCCGCCCGGTGCGCCACAGCCATTCCAGCGCGGTCTTGGACGGATGCCAGTCCCACCAGCCGCCCTTGCCGCGGGCCTCATCCTCGCCCACGTCGGACGAGGTGACGGGACCATCCGCCGCGATGCGTGACAGGATGGTGTCGAACTGCGCCTCGTAACCATCGCGGAACCAGCGGCGCCAGTTGGCATGCAGGCGTTCGGCATCGCGGGCAAAGCGGTGCTTCCAGTAGGGAAACGTCTCGACCGGCAGGACCGAGGCATCATGCGTCCAGTGTTCCCACAGCAGCCGGTCGCGCTCCAGCAGCGGCTTCAGCGCGGCCGGGCGATAGGTCTGGCGCCGGCTGAACAGGATCATGTGATGCGCGCGTTCCACCGTGGTGATGCTGTCGACCTGGACAAAGCCGATGCGCCGGATCAGCGCGGCCAGATCGGCGCCGGTGGCCGGGCCGGTCGGCGCCTCGGCCAGGGCATGGCGGTGCAGGAACAGGCGGCGGGCCAGCGGGTTGGTGAGGACGGGCAGGGTCATGGACAAGCCGTAGCAGCTGGGGGCATGGGGTCAATCCTGTGGGCTGGCCGCCTGCCAGGCGGCGGCCAGATCGGCGGTCAGGCCGGCAAGGGCGGTGGTGCGCGCCGGGCCATCGGGCAGGCGCAGGATATGCGCCGGGTGCCCGCTGACCCGCACCGGGCCATCGTGCAGGCCCGGCAGCACACGACCGGCCATGTCGCGCAGACGCCCGGTCTGCCCCGTCAGCGCCAAGGCGGCCGAGGCACCCAGCGCCAGCGTGTGGCGCGGGCGGACCAGCGCCAGTTCCAGCCCCAGCCACCAGCGACAAGCCTCGATTTCCGGCCGGTCGGGGGATTGATGGATGCGCCGCTTACCGCGCGGGGTGAATTTGAAATGCTTGACGGCATTGGTCAGCCAGACCCGGTCCTGCGGCACCCCGGCCTGCGCCATCGCTTCGCGCAGCAGCTGGCCGGCCGGGCCGACAAAGGGCCGGCCGGCCAGATCCTCGGCATCGCCCGGTTGTTCGCCGACGATCATCAGGGCGGCATCGGGCGGACCGGCGCCCCAGACGGTCTGGGTCGCCCGTTCGCACAGCCCGCAGCGGCGGCACTGGGCGGCGGCCTGCGCCGCCTGGTCCAGCGTTTGCGGCAGGTCCGTGGGTTGCGGCATGGCGGCGCGGTAGCGGGCGGTCACCGGGGCGGCGCCGGGGCGCGGGGCCTGTGCGCCGGCGGCCTGCATCTGCGCCACGCGGGCCGGCGCCTTGGCCAGCATGTCGGGGATCAGGCGGGTTTCGGGCAGGTTCTTCCAGTATTTGACCGGCATTTCCGACCGCATCGCATCGGTCTTGATCCGGGCGGGGTTGAAGATGTTGCGGAAATAGGTCGCCCACAGGGTTTCCGACGCATCCTCGGGCAGGTCGGGGCGCGGGCCGGCGGGGCCCAGGGCCAGCCGGCCATCGGTGAAGGTGGCGGTCTGGCGCGGGGTGGCGATCATCCAGTCCATATCGCCAAAGCGCTTGGCAAAGAACGGGCTGCCGGGTTCCAGCGTGTCATGTTCGGGTTCGAACCAGGCGGCAAAGCGGCGGCGGGGGCCATCGGCCGGCAGTTCGCGGAACCGCACGAAGGCATGCATCTTGTGGATGTCGCGGGCGACCGATCTTGCCATCAGGTGCAGCCGGCGCCCCAGCGGGTCGGTCTGCGACACCGGGTCGCCGTCGCCCCGGTCCAGCCGCCAGAGCGCGCGATACAGCAGGTCAAAGCGGTCGGGCGCCGAATGCCAGCCGACCGATTGCGCCAGGGTCAGGAAGCTGGCCGGCACGCGCGGGGCATGGGGGCCGGGCCGGGCGGGCAGCGGATTACCGCCGAACAGGCCCGTGCTGCCCTGCCAGTCGATCCGGTCGGGTGCAATGCCATGGCTGATCGCCAGCCGCGCCGCTGCGCGCCACACCGGAAAGGCGCCCTGATCGGGCAGGGGCACCGCATGGATCACAGCAGTTGCAACTGTTCGGGCGGCGGCGCAAAGCGGGCGCGCAGATCGGCGCTGTCGGTCAGCGCGCGCGGGGTCCAGCCGGGCAGGCTGATGAAGGGGCGGGCCTTTTTCATCGCCGCGCCCAGCCGGGCCACATCTTCCCACCGCAGGGCGCCATTGCGGCGGGCGGTCAGGATGCGGTCCACCGTGCGGGTGCCAAAACCGGGCACGCGCAACAGCAGTTCGCGCGGCGCGCGGTTCACATCCAGCGGGAACTGCGCCCGGTTCTGCAAGGCCCAGGCCAGTTTCGGATCCACCCCCAGATCCAGATGGTTGCCGGTGGTGCCGCTGGCAATCTCCTCGACGCTGAAGCCATAGAACCGCAGCAGCCAGTCCGCCTGATACAGCCGGTGTTCCCGCACCAGCGGCGGCTGGATCAGCGGCAGCACTGCCGACGCCTCGGGGATGGGGGAAAAGGCGGAATAATACACCCGCCGCAGCCTATACGAGGAATACAGCCGCGTCGCGCTGGACAGGATTGCCACATCATCGGTGCCATCGGCGCCGATGATCATTTGCGTGCTTTGCCCGGCGGGGGCAAAGCGGCGCGGCTTGCGGCCGGTATGGCTGCGGTCCTGCGCCGCCTCGCCTTCGGTGCGGACATGGGCCATGGTGGAGCGGATGGTTTCCGGCCGCTTTTCCGGCGCCAGCCGGCGCAGGCTGTCATCGTGCGGCAGTTCCACGTTGATCGACAGCCGGTCGGCCCATAACCCCGCCTCGCGGATCAGGTCGGGGGCAGCATCGGGAATGGTCTTCAGGTGGATATAGCCCTTGAACCCGTGGTCTTCGCGCAAGATCCGGGCGATGCGCGCCATGTCGGCCATCGTCTGGTCGGGTGACCGGATGATGCCCGACGACAGGAACAGCCCTTCGATATAATTCCGGCGGTAGAAATCCAGCGTCAGGCGCACCACCTCGTCCACCGAAAACCGCGCGCGGGGCACGTTCGACGACACCCGGTTGATGCAATAGGCGCAGTCGAAGATGCAGAAGTTGGTCATCAGGATCTTCAGCAGCGAAATGCAGCGCCCGTCGGGCGTATAGGCATGGCAGATGCCGCTGCCCCCCGATGATCCGATGCCGCCCTTGGTGGAATCGCGTCGTTCCCCCCCGCTGGAGGCACAGGACGCATCGTATTTCGCCGCATCCGACAGGATGGCAAGTTTGGACTGAAGCGTAAGCGCGGTCATGGGATTATCTTAGATGTTCCGCATTTGTTCGTCAATCAGCCGAACAGGTCGCGCGGGTGGGGCGGCGGTTTCAGGCCGTCGGGGTTGGCCTGAAACGCTTGCGCCTGCGCGGTGATGCGCGCCAGTTCGGCCGGGGCGATCCGGTCCAGGTTGCGCCAGGCCATGGCCAGCCGGGGGGGCCGGCCGGTTTCCTCGGCCAGTTCGGCCATCAGCACCACATCGCGGGCCGGGTCCAGATTGGCCAGCGACGACAGGCCGCTCGACAGCTGGTCGCCCAGGATCAGGATCAGCCGCCGCATGGCTGCCCCCTGCGGGTGCGGCGCGCATCGGTCCGGCAGCGGTCGGAACAGAAACGCACCTCGTCCCACACCCGCGCCCAGGCCTTGCGCCAGGCGAAGGGGCGGGCGCAGATACGGGTCGGCAGGTCGGCCTTGCGGCGCATCTTGGGCATGATCGGTCCTTCTTGCCCGGCTGCTACGCGGCGGGGTGCGCCACGGATCACACCGCAGGGGGTGCGGGCGCGCCGCGCCTGTGCTATGGCAGCGCCCGACCGCTGCCAAAGTGACCGCCATGACCGATACCGCCCCCGCCCACCGCCTGTCTGTCGCCCCGATGATGGACTGGGTATAATCATAAAATAAATCAGTATGTTGTCTGTCTCTTTGTGCAAATTTTGCACACGGCTGTTCTTGTTTTCTTTCGTTTCCGTTCCTGCGCGGCAGTGCGATTTTTGTGCCGCCCATGCGCTGCGGTTGTCTGAAGCGATCTTTGCTTCGCAGGACGACGCCGGACGTCGCGCGACCTCGATCAAACCCGCCTTGAGCCGGATGGAGGGGAAGGTCTTCTCCCTGGTCGGCACTGCGTTGCCGACACCCCCCTTCTGCGGGGAGATCCCCGCAACGCCCCCTGACGAGTTAGAGTTTGGACGGGTTTTCCGTGACGGGTTGTGGCCGGAGGAGAGGCTTCCGGCGCCCGTCGCGGAGTGGTCTTCATGAACAGCTTTGAAATTCTGGAACCCGCACGGCCGCAGCGTGGCGGTTACAAGGTGGATGTCGGCCGGGGCGAGCGCAACGGCCGCGTCTCGTCGGAATGGTTCAACCGGCCCGATGACGAGCGCTATCTCTCGCTCGACGACCTCTGGGCCTCGGTCAAATCCCGATCCGAGCGCAGCCAGACCCGCATCGTCGAGACGGCAAAGATCCATGTCGAGGCCAGCCGCGACAATGCCGAGCGGCTGCACCTGGTGCTGCCAAAGGCCGAGGCGCCGGTGGCCCCGACCCATTGGGCCTTCGGCCAGCTCGCCAGCCTCGTCGGTGCGCCCGCCGCCTATCTGCGGCAGCTGCCGGCACCGCTTGCAGGCATCAACCTGCAATATGGCCTGTCCTCGCACCGCGCAGAGCAGGTCAAGACCTTCGAGACCGAGGACGGGCGCATCGAACTGCGGGCGGTGACCGGTCCCGATTACGGCCGCATCTACGATTACGAGCTGGTCGAGGCGGTGCAGCGCATCGCAGGAAACGGCACCGGCGACACGCGCTGGAAGGTGCCGGGCGTGCTGGACTGGTCGACCGGGGTCTACAACCCGGATGTCGACATCACCCGCGATACGACCACGCTCTATGCCTCGGACCGGGACGTGTTCCTGTTCCTGGTCGATGATCGCAATCCGATCGAGGCCGGCAAGTTGCCTGACGGATCGCCTGATCTCTACTTCAGGGGATTTTACTGCTGGAATTCCGAGGTCGGCGCCAAAACCCTTGGAATTGCAAGCTTCTACCTGCGTGCCGTCTGTCAGAACAGGAACCTGTGGGGCGTGGAGGACTTCCAGGAAATCACCATCCGGCACTCGAAATACGCCGCCTCCCGCTTCGCCCATGAGGCCGCCCCGGCGCTGACCCGCTTCGCCAACTCCTCGCCCATGGGCTTCGTCAATGGCGTGAAGGCCGCCCTGCAGCAGATCGTCGCGCGCAACGACGAGGACCGGGACGACTTCCTGCGCAAGCGCGGTTTCAGCAAAGTCGATACCACGAAGATCATCGACACGGTGCTGATCGAGGAAGGCCATCCCCCCGAGAGCATCTTCGATTTCGTGCAGGGCATCACCCGGCTTGCGCGGACGAAGACCCAGCAGGATGCCCGCCTCGATCTGGAGGGCAAGGCGAAGAAGCTGCTCGACCGGGTCGGTTGAACCCCCGGCTCTGGTGCCTGCCTTCCTGTGTGGGGGCGGCTTCGGCAATCGGCCGAAGGTCTGGCTTCCCGTCTCAATTTCACAGGCTGGACCCTTCCGCTCGGCACCGCTGCCTGGGCGGCAGGGGGACGGCCTGCTTTTCCATGAGGATCTCATGCAAACCTTCGATGACAAGGTGGACCTCGCTGTCCACGCCGCCTTCACGGCCCTTGGCTTGGCGGTCGCCAGCCACATGGAACTGGCCTACCGGCTTGACCTGCCCCCCGGAAGTTCCCTCGCTGTGATGTAGGGTCTGCGCAACCTGAAAAGGAGCAGACGACATGAGGAAAAGCCGTTTCACCGAGGCGCAAATCATCGGGATGATCAAAGAGCAGGAGGCAGGTTTGCCGACCTCCGAGT encodes:
- a CDS encoding cytochrome b/b6 domain-containing protein, with the protein product MAASNTPHSYGSVARGLHWLTAGLILLSWPLGQWAMGLPHDTGAALAFKAQVFSIHKTLGIAAFAVGVLRILWALSQPHPAPVKADRRAEVWLAGLVHWALYAALVLVPLSGWIHHAATTGFAPILWPLGQGLPLVPKSAAVAAAAGTAHAIFTKVLLVTVILHVAGALKHALLDRDGTLMRMVAGRPAGSGGAKPQGAALAGFAVWVVAAGVAWAVVAPQPPEGPAPAPAVQAQAGNWAVQQGTLGLSVRQMGSAVQGSFAGWTAEITFDPAATTGNRVAVTVDLASLTLGSVSAQATGPDFLNAAARPQARFTADIRPDGTGWIADGTLSLNGADVPLALPFTLDIAGTTATMAGTATLDRRDFGIGAKYPDEKTVGFAVDIAVALTAERR
- a CDS encoding TerC family protein, whose product is MFTITTDPYLVYTSNIFAILGLRALYFALAAILHRFAWLKYALSLLLVFIGSKIFVADLMGWEKFPPAWSLGITFAILGAGVVFSLWKTAADGKEPSRIAGE
- a CDS encoding YceI family protein, which encodes MIRLAPLSLIAALAAAPVLAAPEAYVLDASHSQILFSYNHLGFSTSYGMFSGFEGAISFDAEDPAKSSVTVEFPVTTLLTGWQERFDHFMTADFFNAEVNKTVKFVSTGIEVTGDTTARITGDLTINGVTKPVVLDTVLNQKGDHPMANKPWLGFTATTTVLRTDYNLGQFAPYISDEVKIDISIEAMKAE
- the rpsF gene encoding 30S ribosomal protein S6, giving the protein MPLYEHVLIARQDLSNAQAEGLIEHFSAVLSDNGGKVVGTEYWGVKTMAYKINKNRKGHYAFFRTDAPSAAVLEMERLARLHDDVMRVISIKVDAHEDGPSVQMQKRDERGDRDGPPREPRGDRGDRGDRGGFDRRERR
- the rpsR gene encoding 30S ribosomal protein S18 encodes the protein MASKPFFRRRKVCPFSGENAPAIDYKDVKLLQRYISERGKIVPARITAVSAKKQRELARAIKRARFLALLPYAVK
- the rplI gene encoding 50S ribosomal protein L9 encodes the protein MQVILLQRVAKLGQMGEVVKVKDGYARNYLLPQGKALRASDANIKSFESRKSQLEAQNLDTRKEAEGVADKLNGQSFVVIRSASEAGALYGSVTARDAADAATAAGFTLGRNQIVLDKPIKELGLHGVTVVLHPEVSAKISLNVARSVEEAELQASGKSIQELAAEAEAAAEMDIQQLFDDLGGAASEE
- the argC gene encoding N-acetyl-gamma-glutamyl-phosphate reductase; amino-acid sequence: MTHRIAILGASGYTGAELVRLIATHPAMRIVALSADRKAGQAMADVFPFLRHLDLPKLQKIDEIDFSNVDLCFCALPHATTQLVIAGLPRDLKIVDLSADFRLRDVAAYEKWYGQPHAAPELQAEAVYGLTEFYRDEIRAARLVAGTGCNAATGQYALRPLISAGVIDLDRILIDLKAGVSGAGRSLKENLLHAELSEGTHSYSAGGKHRHLGEFDQEFSLLAGRPVHVQFTPHLTPMNRGILANVYVDGDAAQIHATLAAAYAAEPFIQVLPFGQLPSTRDIRGSNFCHIGVIGDRISGRAMVIATLDNLCKGSSGQAIQNANLMLGVEETAGLMLAPVFP
- the ccmE gene encoding cytochrome c maturation protein CcmE, with the translated sequence MKTLRKRRRIQILAVAAIALVLATGLIGYAMRDGINFFRSPSQVAEAPPPATETFRLGGLVEDGSIVRGQGETVTFRVTDGGAAIPVAFTGVLPDLFGEGQGMIGTGKLVNGTFVATEILAKHDETYMPKEVVDALKEQGVYKEPTN
- a CDS encoding holin-associated N-acetylmuramidase, encoding MKTVRQIAEEIVAREGGFVNDPDDPGGATNHGVTIHTMRRLGLDLTGDGRVDAADVRALGRAQAVDIYIRHYFDAPGLARLPDCLQPSVFDMFVNAGSNAIRILQQMLARMGYETTVDGALGPQTAKHAHQAAARDPALLADAYGIERRNYYYRLADGRPASRKYARRQNGGKGGWILRAEEFISPRFHLSDADHRKRVAAWG